The Penicillium oxalicum strain HP7-1 chromosome IV, whole genome shotgun sequence genome contains a region encoding:
- a CDS encoding Lariat debranching enzyme, translating into MLSEVEGVRVAAVGCAHGSFDEIYELLRVKAEAKGWDNVDLVIIGGDFQALRNASDAACISVPAKWKSMGDFHKYYGGEKVAPYLTIFCGGNHEASNYLFELYYGGWVAPNIYYLGAANLVRFGPLRISAMSGIWKGYDYRKPHFERLPYGADDLHSIYHVRELDVRKLLQVRTQVDVGLSHDWPRGIENFGNSRELFRKKRGFKEDSEHGSLGSSAARDVMDRLRPAYWFAAHLHVKFTAVVPHDGVGVKRVDAPEGQPSEWAVEADMSAKTTTSESSKAGSVGAPRNIPPILSGTSEDFQKGVAAWNAFAAETQDIERREAVKTRQLYKEFQHKREELREQGMATYENERAAYDAVFSKNSDEISLGSVSESDGQASGNPSPAKAAKMDNVPVGISNDWSENSSNWDALKAPASPGDRNPPVEPESTSDTRSHGAVDTERGQAVTEDLRSKLPASFARPAPQAQKPAQEKPVPEAVSNKVTRFLALDKPHNRDDVVHLMKLKAVDEAPSQNISKSSGGFRLQYDKEWLAITRVFAADLVLGDRSAQVPPHKGEDSYRARIVEEEKWVEEHLEKRGLMDIPLNFQLSAPKYDPAESLAEAPQPRECPNNQTADFCSLLDIPNAFALTEEEIEARMNAGPPPASGGSFQGGHGNRGRGRGRGRGNGRGYGRGNGRGRGRGF; encoded by the exons GAAGGTGTTCGTGTTGCTGCCGTGGGCTGC GCTCACGGCAGCTTTGATGAAATCTACGAGCTCCTCAGAGTTAAAGCTGAGGCCAAAGGCTGGGACAATGTCGATCTGGTCATCATTGGAGGTGACTTTCAG GCTCTCCGTAATGCAAGCGACGCAGCTTGTATCTCAGTGCCTGCCAAGTGGAAGTCTATGGGCGACTTTCACAAGTACTACGGAGGCGAGAAAGTTGCCCCGTATCTGACAATCTTCTGCGGGGGCAACCACGAAGCCAGCAACTACCTTTTCGAGCTGTATTACGGCGGTTGGGTAGCTCCTAACATCTACTACCTCGGCGCAGCCAACCTTGTGCGCTTCGGACCCCTGCGAATCTCGGCCATGTCTGGCATCTGGAAAGGCTACGACTATCGCAAGCCGCATTTCGAGCGACTCCCATACGGAGCGGACGATCTTCACAGCATCTACCATGTGCGCGAGCTGGATGTCCGCAAGCTCCTGCAAGTCCGGACTCAAGTGGATGTTGGTCTCTCCCATGACTGGCCGCGAGGCATCGAAAACTTTGGTAATTCTCGCGAGCTGTTCCGGAAGAAGCGTGGCTTCAAGGAGGATTCAGAGCACGGTAGTCTCGGAAGCAGTGCGGCTCGCGATGTCATGGATCGCCTGCGTCCTGCGTACTGGTTTGCCGCCCATCTCCATGTCAAGTTTACCGCTGTTGTCCCACATGATGGAGTCGGCGTCAAGAGGGTGGATGCTCCGGAAGGCCAGCCTAGCGAATGGGCTGTTGAAGCTGACATGTCCGCGAAGACGACCACGAGCGAATCTTCCAAAGCGGGAAGCGTGGGTGCTCCGAGAAACATCCCTCCTATCCTCAGCGGTACATCGGAAGATTTTCAAAAGGGGGTGGCCGCCTGGAACGCATTCGCAGCGGAGACTCAAGACATTGAGCGCCGGGAAGCAGTGAAAACCCGCCAGCTCTACAAGGAATTTCAACACAAGCGTGAGGAGCTGCGAGAGCAAGGTATGGCCACGTACGAGAACGAGCGGGCAGCTTACGATGCTGTCTTCTCCAAAAATTCCGACGAGATCTCCTTGGGCTCTGTGAGCGAGTCTGATGGCCAGGCATCCGGTAATCCCTCCCCTGCCAAAGCTGCCAAGATGGATAATGTTCCTGTTGGCATTTCAAACGACTGGTCCGAGAATTCTTCAAATTGGGATGCCCTTAAAGCACCTGCCTCTCCTGGTGACCGCAACCCCCCCGTCGAGCCTGAAAGCACCTCTGACACCCGCAGCCACGGCGCTGTGGATACCGAGCGTGGTCAGGCAGTCACAGAAGACCTGCGAAGCAAACTGCCTGCCAGTTTCGCTCGACCTGCTCCCCAAGCTCAGAAGCCGGCCCAGGAGAAGCCTGTCCCAGAAGCTGTGAGCAACAAAGTCACTCGCTTCCTCGCCCTCGACAAACCTCATAACCGAGATGATGTGGTCCACCTCATGAAGCTCAAAGCGGTCGATGAAGCGCCCTCCCAGAATATTTCCAAATCCTCTGGTGGGTTCCGACTGCAGTATGATAAAGAGTGGCTTGCAATCACCCGTGTCTTCGCTGCAGATCTCGTTCTCGGTGACCGTTCTGCGCAGGTGCCTCCCCACAAGGGTGAAGATTCCTACCGTGCCCGCattgttgaagaagagaaatggGTTGAGGAGCATCTTGAGAAGCGTGGCCTGATGGACATCCCTTTGAACTTTCAACTCAGTGCGCCGAAGTACGACCCTGCCGAGTCCCTCGCGGAAGCTCCCCAGCCTCGTGAATGCCCAAACAACCAGACTGCCGATTTCTGCTCCCTCCTCGATATTCCTAACGCCTTCGCCCTCACCGAAGAGGAAATCGAGGCACGCATGAACGCTGGGCCTCCCCCAGCTTCTGGTGGCTCGTTCCAAGGCGGCCACGGCAATCGTGGCCGTGGCCGAGGCCGTGGTCGAGGAAACGGTCGCGGATATGGCCGAGGAAATGGTCGTGGTCGGGGACGTGGCTTCTAA
- a CDS encoding Zinc finger protein ZPR1 produces MSTDAGNNPQESQFQNIGDLVERNDETGVMSVESLCMNCHENGTTRILLLRVPFFKDIVVDSFYCEHCNFANNTVKPAGPISPLGIKYTLDVKDPNDLQRQVIRSDAATFKLDTLGIEMPKGGEISNVEGMIQRMHESLSGEQPLRKEQAPELHDALEPIIAKLKAILDRELFPFTITLDDPTGNSWIAPNPSDKTNYRRVEYPRTHEQNEELGITLDHTEQAVTNAVDGEDPNDSEIVDGQVYTLPAECPSCTRPVALHIKKVSIPYFKDVLIMASSCAPEDGGCSYKQNEVKVGGEIPEKGRRITLRVENEVDLNRDVLKSGTCALQSDELELYLGASSISSRFTTVEGLLTDMRKQLHGNLYDLGSGGGDSMDKSDKEKWDRFFDRLDQAINGELKFTITLEDPLANSYVQDLCSPAKDPQLDIEDYERTDEENEELGLNDMKTEGYENDANDENEEKA; encoded by the exons ATGTCGACCGACGCGGGCAACAACCCCCAGGAGTCGCAGTTCCAGAATATTGGAGATCTCGTCGAGCGCAATGACGAGACTGGTGTGATGAGCGTCGAATCGCTCTGCATGAACTGCCACGAGAAT GGAACTACCCGAATCCTCCTCCTTCGTGTGCCTTTCTTCAAAGATATCGTGGTGGACTCGTTCTACTGCGAACACTGCAACTTCGCGAACAACACCGTCAAGCCCGCCGGTCCTATCTCTCCGCTAGGAATCAAGTACACATTGGATGTCAAGGACCCCAACGATCTTCAACGCCAGGTTATCCGATCCGATGCAGCCACCTTCAAGCTTGACACTTTGGGAATTGAAATGCCCAAGGGTGGAGAAATCAGCAATGTGGAGGGAATGATTCAGCGCATGCACGAGTCGCTCTCCGGGGAGCAACCGCTCCGTAAGGAGCAAGCCCCCGAACTTCATGATGCTCTCGAGCCTATAATCGCCAAGCTGAAGGCCATTCTGGACCGCGAGCTCTTCCCCTTCACCATCACTCTCGACGACCCGACCGGAAACTCTTGGATTGCTCCCAACCCGAGCGACAAGACCAACTACCGCCGTGTCGAATATCCCCGTACTCATGAGCAGAACGAGGAGCTCGGCATCACTCTTGACCACACCGAGCAAGCAGTCACCAACGCTGTAGACGGCGAGGACCCTAACGATTCCGAGATCGTCGATGGCCAGGTCTACACCCTGCCCGCAGAGTGCCCGAGCTGCACTCGTCCTGTTGCCCTCCACATCAAGAAGGTGTCGATCCCTTACTTCAAGGACGttctcatcatggccagCTCCTGCGCACCGGAAGATGGCGGCTGTTCATACAAGCAGAACGAGGTCAAGGTTGGCGGAGAGATTCCGGAGAAGGGTCGCCGTATCACTTTGCGCGTCGAGAATGAGGTCGACCTCAACCGCGACGTCTTGAAGTCGGGAACCTGCGCTCTGCAGAGTGATGAACTTGAGCTTTACCTGGGCGCATCTTCCATCTCTAGTCGCTTCACTACTGTCGAGGGTCTCTTGACTGATATGCGCAAGCAATTGCACGGCAACCTGTACGACCTCGGCTCCGGCGGTGGTGACAGTATGGACAAGTCCGACAAGGAGAAGTGGGACCGCTTCTTCGATCGTCTCGACCAAGCTATCAACGGCGAGCTGAAGTTCACCATCACCTTGGAAGACCCTCTGGCGAACAGCTACGTCCAGGACCTTTGCTCCCCTGCCAAGGATCCTCAACTCGACATTGAGGAC